The following are encoded in a window of Gottschalkia purinilytica genomic DNA:
- the gpG gene encoding phage tail assembly chaperone G, protein MLEITLKIDGKDKGFKQDFVSVRMLRKMYDYNERVLNGEIKSSKEGLDEAVNFIVELYGKQFTADQLYDGFPANKLLRKFQEDTSKIEGVSEEKLEKISEISIEKN, encoded by the coding sequence ATGTTAGAGATTACATTGAAAATAGATGGAAAAGACAAGGGTTTTAAACAAGACTTTGTAAGCGTTAGAATGTTAAGAAAAATGTATGACTACAACGAAAGAGTTTTAAATGGAGAGATTAAATCATCTAAAGAAGGCTTAGATGAAGCGGTAAACTTTATAGTAGAGCTTTACGGAAAGCAATTTACAGCAGATCAATTATATGATGGATTCCCAGCGAATAAGCTATTAAGAAAATTTCAAGAAGATACTTCAAAGATAGAAGGAGTTTCGGAAGAAAAATTAGAGAAAATTTCAGAGATAAGCATAGAAAAAAACTAA
- a CDS encoding major tail protein yields the protein MTISIGLKDLHVCKLIKDDVETLQYDSEIKRIPDIQEIGITPNVVEAEGHADDVMRAQVSVISKYEVTMNLLSMSLEDKAFFLGSKIVNGVLETHTDDTPPEIALGFRSLNSDGTYRYVWLTKGKAKPIEDSYKTKGDNVEFQSKTLTFVFMARTHDGLPKLEAQEGMQDFDPQTWFTTDMLERKIVKETQPPAGE from the coding sequence ATGACAATATCAATAGGTCTAAAGGATTTACATGTATGTAAATTAATAAAAGATGATGTGGAAACATTACAATATGATAGTGAAATAAAGAGAATACCTGACATACAGGAAATAGGGATCACTCCAAACGTAGTTGAAGCTGAAGGTCATGCAGACGATGTTATGAGGGCACAAGTTAGTGTGATTAGTAAATATGAAGTAACTATGAATTTATTGAGTATGTCCTTAGAAGATAAAGCATTTTTCTTAGGATCGAAAATAGTGAATGGAGTGCTAGAAACACATACCGATGACACTCCTCCAGAAATTGCGTTAGGCTTTAGAAGTTTAAATTCAGATGGAACTTATAGATACGTTTGGCTCACTAAAGGAAAAGCAAAACCTATAGAAGATAGCTACAAGACAAAAGGTGATAATGTTGAATTTCAAAGCAAGACTCTTACTTTTGTATTCATGGCACGAACTCATGATGGATTACCTAAGTTAGAAGCTCAAGAAGGAATGCAAGACTTTGACCCACAAACTTGGTTTACAACTGATATGTTAGAGAGAAAAATTGTAAAAGAAACACAACCACCAGCAGGGGAGTAA
- a CDS encoding HK97-gp10 family putative phage morphogenesis protein: protein MKLEGMDELLRKLEDMGNVGSRIENQALKKAAEPILQEAKSNVKVRTGKLKEGLKIGSVKSKNGNKYVEIGITKDDTSKIFYGKFLEWGTSKMKARPFLGPAFESKKNEAKNIIKDEVKRGLGL from the coding sequence ATGAAACTAGAGGGCATGGATGAACTTCTAAGAAAGTTAGAAGATATGGGTAATGTAGGAAGTAGAATAGAAAATCAAGCGTTAAAGAAAGCTGCTGAACCTATCTTGCAGGAAGCTAAAAGTAATGTAAAAGTAAGAACAGGAAAGTTAAAAGAAGGCTTGAAAATAGGCAGTGTTAAGAGTAAAAATGGTAACAAATATGTAGAGATAGGAATAACCAAAGATGATACTAGTAAGATATTTTACGGAAAGTTTCTAGAGTGGGGAACTTCTAAGATGAAAGCTAGACCTTTCTTAGGCCCTGCTTTTGAATCTAAGAAGAATGAAGCTAAAAACATAATAAAAGATGAAGTCAAAAGAGGTTTAGGGCTATGA
- a CDS encoding phage head closure protein, with product MNFSRLNKRIKFITLKEVDGPHDDEKDEIVHKTVWASVRHLRGKEFYQAAQVQAENTLVFNCRYFKGLEQSMQIKYNNKIYNIVHINNLYERNSEYEIQAKEVIPSG from the coding sequence ATGAACTTTAGTAGACTAAACAAAAGGATTAAATTTATAACATTAAAAGAAGTAGATGGACCTCATGATGATGAAAAAGACGAAATAGTACACAAAACTGTTTGGGCTAGTGTAAGACATCTTAGGGGTAAAGAATTTTATCAAGCCGCACAAGTTCAAGCTGAAAATACACTAGTGTTTAATTGTAGATATTTCAAAGGATTAGAACAATCCATGCAAATAAAATATAATAATAAAATTTATAATATAGTCCACATAAACAATTTATATGAAAGAAATTCAGAGTATGAAATACAAGCTAAAGAAGTGATTCCAAGTGGCTAA